Within Plectropomus leopardus isolate mb chromosome 23, YSFRI_Pleo_2.0, whole genome shotgun sequence, the genomic segment ttttaatgtctgatcATAAGACCTGATTATTATATATACCTCCTGATGGCTGTTAAACATGAAACTGAAAACCAcaactttataataaaaaagaaatccataCAGTCATGCCATATGTGGTCATCCCCGGTCAGATGAGAGAAAAATTCCAGCATGAAGGCAAAGAAGGATTTAAAAGAGGCAACAGTTTCATGCTCAGTCACTCAAACATCAGACAATCAGAGCATTGTTGTTAAAGCTCCCTAAAAGGTAGGAACTATTTCATCTGATTTGACTATCATTAAAATCTCACTAATATATCAGCATGataaattatgtttgtttttcctcataaatAAGGTTAATTTAACTTTAgtttacaaaatattacatgGACTATACCAAGGTTCTAACactatagaaaaaaagatataatgCAATATTAAACATGAAACgctgaaaattttaaatatatagaaatattgtaatgcatgtaaatgtatttataccAGATGAgaaatatacagaaatatatataaatatatttaagcaatatgcaatgcaaaatgtgcatgtaattatgattttggttatatatttatatatatatatatatatatatatatatatatatatatatatatatatatatatatatatatatatatatatatactatatggAGAGTTTGAATCAATGTGTAAACATTACAAAATACTACttctttaaattgtattttagttttactgtaaatgtcttctgtcattttctgtctgttagatacagttttattaattttatcttctctctgtttttctgccaCAAAAAGAGGACAAGTGTCCAGACGGGTGATATGGATCCACATGTAGTGAAATGGAAATTATGTGAGTAATATTcagaaatattgtgttttcctGTCTTCAAGCAAAAATTATTACTAAATACTAAATGTTGTAAATACCAAAAAAGTATTCTAAATTTCActaaaatgtatgcaaaaaaaaaaaaagaaagaaaattgttaaCCATTAAAAGTTGACTATTGGCTATCACTTTTTTGGAATTCAATTTACGGACTGGTGGAGGCTTACAGTTTGgtttaaatcaatcaatcagactttctttatatagcacttttcaggttaactgtaacacaaagtgcttcatacaatgAAATCAAAATCTACCTGTCAATagcaataaacataaataaataaatagatgaataattaggtaaaatacacaaactcttggaattaaatatgtaaagttCATGCAAAAAGATAATCATTAAAAATCGGAGCTGGGCTATCACTTTTTTGGAATTCAGTTTTACCGACTGTTAGAGGCTTAATGGTGTTAAGAATTTGGTTTCAATTCTTTTGTAGTTATTCTGTGCTCAAGTATGTGATCTACGTGCAGATTTTCAGTTCCTTGATCTGTTTCCTTGTCAGTAGATTTGacccagtgaaaaaaaaaaaaacagaagaaagacaGCCGTTCTGTTGTTCTTCTTTTGTGGTTTCGGCTTGATTTGAGTCACTGCATGATGAAATTAGGAAAGAGAGCGGTGTTTACTGGACTTCCAAGAATAGACAGTCTGGCACATACTGAGAAGAATTTGATTTTAAGGATGTAGTCACTGAGATGTTACAGACGCTACAGATTATCAATACTATTTAGTCAATATTACTTGATTAATTTTAGTTAAAAGTAGGATTTAGTGCTGATTCCTTGAGAAGAAAGAATGACCATTATATTAAAAGATCCAGATATTTAATGTACTTTTACATTATAGATTTAGATAAGTATAATTTGTGGGTGAATAAAGTTGTATATGATAAATAAtcagtatgtattttttttctctgtgtttccagtatttttcagtgtgttgctgctgctcaCGTTGTACCACAGTAAcccctctgctgctgtcagcatgAACAAACACCTGGCTGATTGTCTGAAGGACAGGGACTACaaggagctgctgcagactgtGAAGAACGGCCTGCCATGCCGAAATACATCCCGTCATGTGATCATTGTCGGAGCCGGTGTAGCTGGATTGACAGCTGCCAAGTTACTGCAAGACGCAGGACACAAGGTACAGGCAACAGGATGGTacttaactctttaaaacctggatggacatcagtttttgtcACGTGCTTCactcagatgcttttcacaactATTTAGTACTTTTTCTGGTGgtcccacatttttttttgtgtatgtgtgaaataatgtttttttttgttgttgttgttgttgttttttgcaagatttttttttatggtgagaacatttttttgtggtccaaatatttttagaactcttttttttaagatttcctTTTTGCTagaaaaaataagtacatttttgggcattttttttttttttggcaagaaaaatCATTATGTTGCATGAAAGTGCTCACATATCAGAATTTGAGATCATGTTGTGTTTAGAgtgcagagagaaatgaaaagtcCCTTGGAGCTGCGCTTCAGCctcttgtggtcaaaatgaatggaaatgaaATTTCTTTTCTCcccaaaaaagctttttttctcgccccccaaaaatgttttccttgtcccccaaaagaaatgtttctcgcccaacaaagaaaaaaaaaattctcgccaaaaaaagacatttttgtcaccccccccaccaccccccccccccaaaaaaaaaattctctccaaaaaaaaaaaaaaaatgttctggggccccccccccccccaaaaaaaaaatgtttttctcgcCATCTCTTTGTGTATCCCTCTTTCATGCTCACAGGTACATTAAATGAATGGGGTaagcaaaaatatacaaataaaaaaatccagaatcAGACactcagcacttttttttctgttttaataagGTGACCATAGTGGAGTCCAGCGGTCGTGTCGGTGGACGGGTGGAGACCTACAGGAACGAATCGGCAGGCTGGTACGCCAACCTCGGAGCCATGAGGATCCCGAGTGATCACAAGTGAgtgaaaatgtgtcttcagtTCACAGTATCTGAACCTTTAGATATTACTGTTATTACGATTATTGGTATTAttatcatcatgtttttagtttttttgtgaatgttaaattttgtcttgtccatatatatataaaaatatacatatatatctatatctatatctatatctatatatatatatatatatataatatattatatatattttttcttctatatatatatattaaaatgattttttttcttctgtttcctGAGGTACCTTTACTATGGTGGACTTGTCGCCCTCTTGTGGTGTTTGAAATTATTGTCTGTGACCTTTGTTCAGGTCATGATGATTTTGCCTGATTGCCACCCACACAAAAAAGACTGTCTTGTGCCACATTTGCCTGAGGAAGATCTTGTACATTAAATcttgtgaataaaataaaatttaaaaaatcattttaaaaaactccaTTGGGAGTTTAAAAGTATGTggacctttctctgttttaatgtattttagtaAGAGCTGCAATACCTacctacaaaaaaagacataataattcatttatttctgcattgaCAAAAATCTCATCAAAATCACTTCTATAAaaattctcttctttttttcacagaatcGTCCGCTGGTTTGCAAAAGCGCTGGGAGTGGAGCTGAATGAATTCATATGGAGGACATCAACACGTTTTATCTGGTCCATGGGCTGCTGAAAAGGACGTACGCGGGTGAAAGCAAATCCagacatcctaaaatacaaacTGCCTAAAAGCGAGAGGGGCAAGTCAGCAGATCAACTGCTGCAGAAAGCTCTGCAGAAGGTATTTAATCACCCAGAGATTTATTGagttaatcaataaaataagcTGAAACATAGTGtgcaaaatgaatatttattaaaacatttctaatgaATTAATTTCCCATCTGTTAGCTGTTTGTCTTTCTGCAACCATTcaataatttccaaaatttcAGAGGCTGAACATAATATGTGTTTTGATTATGAaatttagataatttttttccatcaagTTCTCAAaaagcattatttaaaaaaaaatatatggaagtcgaaatatgttgttttaaagcagcgtgtaaaatattcatccaaaatatacattaaaaaattatctttaaaatgctgttgaaaCAACACTTGCATATGTGTGAAAAGTATGGCCCTAAACTACagcaagtgtatttttttagttataATATGGGTTTTTGGTGCAGGTGCCGGATGATGACACGACTTTAAATAACACATGAATGTAAATTTCTGCAGGTGAAAGATGAAGTGAAGGCGCACGGCTGCAAAGCTGCACTACGGAAATACGACCACTATTCTGTGAAGGTAAATCACGAGTCGAAAGCACTCATCTGCGTACTGCAGCAACAAATTATGTGAATTTTATGCTTCTGGAAATTTTTATCAGGAGGTTCTTACAATTGTACAGACCCAAAGTTAATGTGATCAAATCTTGAGGGAGGAGCTGGTTAATGGGCAGCGCCggtaaatcacaaaaaaatgtacattaattattttattttattttattttattttattttattttatttttttttattttatttattttattttattttatttatttgtttgttttttctctcacctCTAGCCTctgaaaaaattaattacagAGAATCATTAAAATTCTAAAACCCTCCTCACACTATTTGCTGCTAAGGTCGCAGTTATGTTTGAACACTGACTGTGGAAAACGTTTTGTCGTGTTGTTTCACAGGAGTATCTGAAAGAAGAAGGCGGCCTGAGTCCAGAGGCGGTGAGGATGATCGGAGACTTGTTAAATGAAGACAGCCTGATGCACCTGGCGCTGACCGAGACCATCTACATCCAGAGCGACGTCAACGACACCGCCACGTACGAACACATTTATAGTTTTTGTTTGAAGCGAGGGTACGCTTGAAACCAATTACCTGTTAAGGGCCGTGTACACCcgcaaatgtaataaaacacaaacgTGATACAAATTTGCAGTTTTCAATACAATAATCTCACTAAGAgaatacatttgtgtttttgtttttttcttattgtaggagctgagctgcaaattcaaaggctcaacaaaaatacacaattttgccTAAAATGCATATGCATGAGCACAgcccaaattaaaataaatatataataagccaaatatatatataaagaaattaCACACATATCAcatagaaataatgaaaaaagatcAGTCTGCCCCTGAATTTTATCCAAAAAGCATTATTgaataatttgttttgatttgtttagtttagttagattttgtttgaattttgtcagccaaaaaataaaaatgaagaatgaaaagtgcgtaaaatgcaccaaacagtccttaaagggttaatgtccaTCATGCAGTGTTGGAATCACATTGAACATTTTGCCACGTTTGTGCCAGATTCAGtgattttaaagctgtttctttttgtgttgaAGGTACTCGGAAGTGACCGGCGGGTCGGATCTCCTCACCAACGCGTTCCTCGCTGTCCTTGACGGCCCCATCTACCTCAACTCTAAGGTCAAACgcatcagccaatcagatcaCGGTGTAGTTGTATCATATCAGAATGGCGAAAAATCCTCTTTGACCGACATTTCTGCTGACTTTGCTCTGGTAACGACCACGGCCAAAGCGGCTCTCTTCATCGACTTTGAGCCGCCGCTCTCCATCAGAAAGATGGAGGCACTGAGGTCAGTCCACTACGAAAGCTCCACTAAAATCCTCCTCACTTCAGCAGGAAGTTTTGGGAAGACGACGGCATCCGAGGAGGAAAGAGCATCACTGACGGGCCGTCTCGTTTCATCTACTACCCCAGCCACAGTTTCCCAAACAATCCAAACATCGGCGTCCTGCTGGCTTCCTACACCTGGTCCGATGACTCCCTCCTCTTCTTAGGAGCGAGCGATGAAGAGCTGAAAGAGCTGGCTCTGAGAGATTTGGGCTAAGATCCACGGCGAGTACGTAAAGTCTCTCTGCACAGGCGTGGTGGTGAAGAAGTGGAGCACAGATCCTCACAGTTTGGGCGCCTTCGCTCTTTTTACCCCCTACCAGCATTTAGAAAGACGCCCAGGAGCTCTTCAGAAGTGAGGGCAGGGTGCACTTTGCTGGTGAGCACACAGCCTTCCCTCACGGATGGATCGAGACGTCCATGAAATCTGCCATCAGAGCTGCAGCCAACATCAACAAAGAGTCGGGAAGAACTCGTCGACACGACGAACTCTAGACtcctaaataataataataataataattactttatttatatagcaccttaaaaagacaaaaaatgtttacaaagtgctttgacaaactagaattaaaaagataattaaaaaagaataaaaaaataaaaataactgaaataaaattaaattgaatttaaaaaaaaaataattcattaataataataataataaattaaatgtagcATTTCTGTTAGGTTGCCTGAGGAGTTGGACATTTGGGCTGGTccatatggctttaaaataatatcataatatttttaggccatatcgcGATACATGGATACATGGATACATCGTGATACATCAACACTGATTTTAATGTCATGTAAATATTGGAATTTTTATTAGATAATGAATTATGCAAActatttatccatccatccatccatccatataTTCTTCCGCTTATCCAGAGTCGGGTcgcaggggcagcagcctaagcagggaagtcCAGActcctctccccggccacttcgtccagctcttgccgggggcgttcccaggccagctgagagacgtagtctctccagcgtgtcctgggtcttctccggggcctcctaccagtaggaCGTGACCTGAACACTTCAGccgggaggcgtcctggaggcatcctaattagatgcccgagccacctcatctgacTCTTCTCAacgtggaggagcagcggctctcctccgagctcctcccggatgaccgagctcctcaccctatctctaagggagagcccagccaccctgtGGATgtagctcatttcggccgcttgtacccgcgatcttgttctttcggtcactacccaaagctcgtgaccataggtgaggtcaggaacgaagatcgactggtaaatcgagagctttgcctttcggctcagctccctcttcaccaagacagaccggtgcagagtccgcattactgcagacgcgcgcaccgatccgcctgtcgatctcccgctccatccttccctcactcgtgaacaagaccccgaggtacttaaactccttaaacttggggcaggacttcgtccccgatctggagggggcactccacccttttccggctgagaaccatggccttggatttggaggtgctgatttcatcccagccgcttcacactcggctgtaaaccgatccagtgagagctgaaggtcgcggcccgatgaagccaacacgaccacatcatctgcaaagagcagagacccaatcctgaggtcaccaaaccggaccccctcaacgcccctggctgcgcctagaaattctgtccataaaagttatgaacagaatcgtgACAAAGGGCAGTCCTGTcagagtccaaccctcaccggaaacgagtccagtgagggttggactttttattactgttaataattaaataatagtGTTTGATATATTTGGTTGACTTGgggttttcttctttttctgtccgacatttgtttctcttcatcatTAGCCAGATTATGTCTGCATTGTTCTGATTTATGTGCGAACAGCAACGGTTAAGCActagttttattttcatatgtcCACTAATTTCTTATTTCAGAATTAGCTCATCAGCTATATTTTAAGTTGCTCTCAGTGTACTTACACACTTTTTCAAGGACAACTTTGAGGGGACAGAAatagacaaaaagacaaagacaaggacaacaaaggtaaaagaaaataaaaaatagaattttaataCAAAAGAACAGAGTGtgaaataaatatcaaatgattaaaaaaaagggtacCTTAAATACACAAAGTAggtggatatatatatatatatatatatatatatacagtatgtctaTATGCAGTACACAGTGTGCAGCATTAACATTGAACAATTACaataatatatacttttttttaaaaaaaaaaagcagtgtgcatttaaaatgtatgaattattTGTTGGTAAGTGAATTTTTTAGTGTTGACACAACATGACAGACAAAAACGAAAAAAAGTACcagaaagcaaaacacaaatgcagCCATTCACTGTATTTGCAAAAGCTGAGACTGAGAGTTATAAATGTgttaacaaaattaacaaattaagaGATTTAGTCAAGGCCAGGTTACAGGAGCTGTACGTTctgcatcaaaacaaaaaaagacaaaagagcagcagtgcagcagcCTTCGATGGTTCATATTTTGGGACTCGATTACAGTAAAGATGACCTGATATTACCCGCTCAAAGCATTTATTGTTACAGTGAACTTTATGATGGGTACTCATCTATCATGCAGCAGGTCTGAAGTTCAGACAACTATTAATAAACTGTTAATTAACAAAGCGTTAAAGGGATAAATACACGTATAAAACAATGGATCAATATTCAATCTGAATTATACTCACCATCATCACTTATTCTGTTTTAATATTCCAATAATCTTTGTCTCAAGATTCAGTTTCATTCTTAAGACATAAATGTACCTGTAGTCAGCAGGAGAGCACGTGAAAGTTTTTATTACTTAATACGGGGTAAAAGTACTCTGCGTGTATCTTACTTTTACTCTGGGGCAAGACAATCTTTTAACAAGCATCAGGTATGTTCCTCTGACATCCGAAGAATTATCTGATGAAAAGCAATTTTCCATTCAGTGAGTCTGCATGAATTTCACATCGTTTCTGAAATACgctttaaatgtaataatagtaatactaaTAATTGACACTTTTTTGTCATCATATTGTGATTTCTGAAATGACAAGATTGGCTTGTTTGCATGCGtaaatgtctgtctgtgtgtgtgtgtgtgtgtgtgtgtgtgtgtgtgctttatcacttctgtttttattcccaTGATTTCCACAGCTCAGTTGTGCCTTTCCCTTTAGGACTGTCAGCGTTGGTAGCTTTTGTGTCGATGGTTATTTTGATGCCATCAAGTAGTTCTCAAGAAATACTGTAAACTATTGCTCAATGTCCACTGTGGcgtctgcaaaaaaacaagcaagttGGTGCAAGCCCATATTTtccagagaaaagcagcaaactgTCAatcattgttattgtcattatgTTCATTGGCTACCTGTAACATTAATATTCATG encodes:
- the LOC121962097 gene encoding LOW QUALITY PROTEIN: L-amino-acid oxidase-like (The sequence of the model RefSeq protein was modified relative to this genomic sequence to represent the inferred CDS: inserted 2 bases in 2 codons; deleted 3 bases in 3 codons) translates to MDPHVVKWKLLFFSVLLLLTLYHSNPSAAVSMNKHLADCLKDRDYKELLQTVKNGLPCRNTSRHVIIVGAGVAGLTAAKLLQDAGHKVTIVESSGRVGGRVETYRNESAGWYANLGAMRIPSDHKIVRWFAKALGVELNEFXMEDINTFYLVHGLLKRTYAVKANPDILKYKLPKSERGKSADQLLQKALQKVKDEVKAHGCKAALRKYDHYSVKEYLKEEGGLSPEAVRMIGDLLNEDSLMHLALTETIYIQSDVNDTATYSEVTGGSDLLTNAFLAVLDGPIYLNSKVKRISQSDHGVVVSYQNGEKSSLTDISADFALVTTTAKAALFIDFEPPLSIRKMEALRSVHYESSTKILLXFSRKFWEDDGIRGGKSITDGPSRFIYYPSHSFPNNPNIGVLLASYTWSDDSLLFLGASDEELKELALRDLAKIHGEYVKSLCTGVVVKKWSTDPHSLGAFALFTPYQHLERAQELFRSEGRVHFAGEHTAFPHGWIETSMKSAIRAAANINKESGRTRRHDEL